From one Streptomyces sp. Q6 genomic stretch:
- a CDS encoding DNA topoisomerase IV subunit A, translating to MARRSTKTPPPDDFEEKILDIDVVDEMQGSYLEYAYSVIYSRALPDARDGMKPVHRRIVYQMNEMGLRPDRGYVKCARVVGEVMGKLHPHGDASIYDALVRLAQPFSMRVPLVDGHGNFGSLGNDDRPAAMRYTECKMDAAASLMTDSIDEDTVDFTPNYDGQEQEPVVLPAAYPNLLVNGTSGIAVGMATNMPPHNLGEVIAAARHLIRHPGADLETLMKFVPGPDLPTGGRIVGLTGIKDAYESGRGTFKIRATVAVENVTARRKGLVVTELPFAVGPEKVIAKIKELVGSKKLQGIADVKDLTDREHGLRLVIEVKNGFVPEAVLEQLYKLTPMEESFGINNVALVDGQPLTLGLKELLEVYLDHRFTVVRRRSEFRRSKKQARLHLVEGLLVALVDIDEVIRLIRSSDNSAQAKERLIERFSLSEIQTQYILDTPLRRLTKFDRIELESERDKLNGEIDELTGILDSDTELRKLVSSELAAVAKQFGSDRRTVLLESAGAPVAASSLQVADDPCRVLLSSTGLLARTANGEPFTNDEDGKRVKHDVIVSAVPATARGEIGAVTSAGRLLRLNVIDLPQLPDTAATPNLSGGAPISEFLSSLEADETVVCLTTLDESSPGLAIGTEQGIVKRVVPDYPSNKEELEVITLKDGDRIVGAVELRTGEEDLVFITDDAQLLRFQASIVRPQGRPAGGMAGIKLATGAKVISFTAVDPAADAVVFTVAGSRGTLDDSVQTTAKLTPFDQYPRKGRATGGVRCQRFLKGEDCLSLAWAGPAPARAAQKNGTPAELPEMDPRRDGSGLSLAKTVSVVAGPA from the coding sequence ATGGCCCGCCGCAGCACGAAGACCCCGCCGCCCGACGACTTCGAGGAGAAGATCCTCGACATCGACGTGGTCGACGAAATGCAGGGCTCCTACCTGGAGTACGCGTACTCGGTCATCTACTCGCGCGCCCTGCCCGACGCCCGGGACGGGATGAAGCCCGTCCACCGGCGGATCGTGTACCAGATGAACGAGATGGGCCTGCGCCCCGATCGCGGCTACGTGAAGTGCGCCCGCGTCGTGGGCGAGGTCATGGGTAAGTTGCACCCCCATGGCGACGCGTCGATCTACGACGCCCTGGTGCGCCTGGCCCAGCCGTTCTCCATGCGCGTGCCGCTGGTCGACGGCCACGGCAACTTCGGTTCGCTGGGCAATGACGACCGCCCGGCCGCCATGCGTTACACCGAGTGCAAGATGGACGCCGCCGCGTCCCTGATGACCGACTCGATCGACGAGGACACGGTCGACTTCACACCGAACTACGACGGGCAGGAGCAGGAGCCCGTCGTCCTCCCGGCGGCCTACCCGAACCTGCTGGTCAACGGCACGTCGGGCATCGCGGTCGGCATGGCGACGAACATGCCGCCGCACAACCTGGGCGAAGTCATCGCGGCCGCCCGGCACTTGATCAGGCACCCGGGCGCCGACCTCGAGACGCTCATGAAGTTCGTGCCCGGCCCCGACCTGCCCACCGGCGGCAGGATCGTCGGCCTGACCGGCATCAAGGACGCCTACGAGTCGGGTCGCGGCACTTTCAAGATCCGTGCGACGGTCGCCGTGGAGAACGTCACGGCGCGCCGCAAGGGTCTCGTCGTCACCGAACTGCCCTTCGCGGTGGGCCCCGAGAAGGTCATCGCGAAGATCAAGGAACTGGTCGGCTCGAAGAAGCTCCAGGGCATCGCCGACGTCAAGGACCTCACCGACCGCGAGCACGGCCTGCGCCTGGTCATCGAGGTCAAGAACGGCTTCGTGCCGGAGGCCGTCCTCGAGCAGCTCTACAAGCTGACGCCGATGGAGGAGTCCTTCGGCATCAACAACGTGGCGCTGGTGGACGGTCAGCCGCTCACCCTCGGCCTCAAGGAGCTCCTCGAGGTCTACCTGGACCACCGCTTCACCGTGGTGCGCCGCCGCAGCGAGTTCCGCCGCAGCAAGAAGCAGGCCCGCCTCCACCTGGTGGAGGGCCTCCTCGTCGCTCTGGTGGACATCGACGAGGTCATCCGCCTCATCCGCTCCAGCGACAACAGCGCACAGGCCAAGGAGCGCCTCATCGAGCGCTTCTCGCTGAGCGAGATCCAGACGCAGTACATCCTGGACACGCCGCTGCGCCGGCTCACCAAGTTCGACCGTATCGAGCTGGAGTCGGAGCGCGACAAGCTCAACGGCGAGATCGACGAGCTGACCGGGATCCTCGACTCGGACACGGAGCTGCGCAAGCTGGTCTCCTCCGAACTGGCCGCGGTGGCGAAGCAGTTCGGCTCCGACCGGCGTACCGTGCTCCTGGAGTCCGCGGGCGCCCCGGTGGCCGCGTCGTCGCTCCAGGTGGCCGACGACCCGTGCCGCGTCCTGCTGTCGTCGACGGGTCTGCTGGCCCGCACGGCGAACGGGGAGCCGTTCACGAACGACGAGGACGGCAAGCGCGTCAAGCACGACGTGATCGTCTCCGCGGTGCCGGCGACGGCGCGCGGCGAGATCGGCGCGGTCACCTCCGCGGGCCGGCTGCTGCGGCTGAACGTGATCGACCTGCCGCAGCTCCCGGACACGGCGGCCACGCCGAACCTCTCCGGCGGCGCGCCCATCTCCGAATTCCTCTCCTCCTTGGAGGCCGACGAGACGGTCGTCTGTCTGACGACGCTGGACGAGTCCTCCCCCGGCCTCGCCATCGGTACGGAACAGGGCATCGTCAAGCGCGTGGTGCCCGACTATCCGTCCAACAAGGAGGAGCTGGAGGTCATCACTCTGAAGGACGGCGACCGGATCGTGGGCGCCGTGGAGCTGCGGACCGGCGAGGAGGACCTGGTCTTCATCACGGACGACGCCCAGCTCCTGCGCTTCCAGGCGAGCATCGTGCGCCCGCAGGGGCGTCCCGCGGGCGGCATGGCCGGCATCAAGCTGGCGACCGGCGCGAAGGTCATCTCGTTCACGGCGGTCGACCCGGCGGCGGACGCCGTGGTCTTCACGGTGGCGGGCTCGCGCGGCACGCTCGACGACTCGGTGCAGACGACGGCCAAGCTCACGCCGTTCGACCAGTATCCGCGCAAGGGCCGGGCGACCGGTGGTGTGCGGTGCCAGCGGTTCCTGAAGGGCGAGGACTGCCTGAGCCTGGCCTGGGCAGGCCCGGCGCCCGCGCGCGCGGCGCAGAAGAACGGCACACCGGCCGAGCTGCCGGAGATGGACCCGCGCCGTGACGGCTCGGGTCTCTCCCTCGCGAAGACGGTGTCGGTGGTGGCGGGACCCGCCTAG
- a CDS encoding HPr family phosphocarrier protein: protein MAERRVNVGWAEGLHARPASIFVRAATASGVPVTIAKADGNPVNAASMLAVLGLGAQGGEEIILASDAEGADAALDRLAKLVAEGLEELPETV from the coding sequence ATGGCTGAGCGCCGCGTCAACGTCGGCTGGGCCGAGGGCCTCCACGCCCGCCCCGCCTCCATCTTCGTCCGCGCGGCCACCGCGTCCGGCGTCCCCGTGACGATCGCCAAGGCCGACGGCAACCCGGTCAACGCCGCCTCCATGCTCGCGGTGCTCGGCCTGGGCGCTCAGGGCGGCGAGGAGATCATCCTCGCCTCCGACGCCGAGGGTGCGGATGCCGCCCTCGACCGTCTGGCGAAGCTGGTCGCCGAGGGACTCGAGGAGCTTCCCGAGACCGTCTGA
- a CDS encoding pitrilysin family protein — MDFHPQPQAGAAKPWAFPAPERGQLGNGLTVLRCHRPGQQVVAVEVNLEAPLDAEPAGLDGVATIMARAFNEGTDKHSAEEFAAELERCGATMDAHADHPGVRVSLEVPVSRLPKALALLADALRAPAFADSEIERLVRNRLDEIPHESANPARRAAKELSRQLFPATARMSRPRQGTEETVAAIDAAAVRAFYEKHVRPATATAVVVGDLTGVDVDALLGDTLGAWTGDTTESRPVAPVTADDTGRVVIVDRPGAVQTQLLIGRIGPDRHDRVWAAQILGTYCLGGTLTSRLDRVLREEKGYTYGVRSFAQVLRSAPDGTGAAMLAISGSVDTPNTGPALDDLWKVLRTLAAEGLTDAERDTAVQNLVGVAPLKFETAAAVAGTLADQVEQHLPDDYQATLYRQLAATGTVEATAAVVSAFPADRLVTILVGDAAQIEEPVKALGIGEVSVVAG, encoded by the coding sequence ATGGACTTCCACCCCCAGCCGCAGGCCGGCGCCGCCAAGCCGTGGGCCTTCCCGGCCCCGGAGCGCGGTCAGCTCGGCAACGGCCTGACCGTGCTGCGCTGTCACCGCCCCGGCCAGCAGGTCGTCGCCGTCGAGGTCAACCTGGAGGCGCCTCTGGACGCCGAGCCCGCCGGGCTCGACGGCGTCGCCACGATCATGGCGCGTGCCTTCAACGAGGGCACCGACAAGCACTCCGCCGAGGAGTTCGCGGCCGAACTGGAGCGCTGCGGCGCCACGATGGACGCGCACGCCGACCACCCCGGCGTCCGCGTCTCCCTCGAGGTGCCCGTCTCCCGGCTCCCGAAGGCGCTCGCGCTGCTCGCCGACGCCCTGCGCGCGCCCGCCTTCGCCGACAGCGAGATCGAGCGCCTGGTGCGCAACCGCCTGGACGAGATCCCGCACGAGAGCGCCAATCCGGCCCGCCGCGCAGCCAAGGAGCTCTCCCGGCAGCTCTTCCCGGCCACCGCGCGGATGTCGCGCCCGCGTCAGGGCACCGAGGAGACCGTCGCCGCCATCGACGCGGCCGCCGTACGCGCCTTCTACGAGAAGCACGTACGCCCCGCCACGGCCACGGCCGTGGTGGTGGGCGACCTGACGGGCGTCGACGTCGACGCCCTCCTGGGGGACACGCTCGGCGCCTGGACCGGCGACACCACCGAGTCCCGTCCCGTCGCGCCGGTCACCGCCGACGACACCGGACGGGTCGTCATCGTGGACCGCCCGGGCGCCGTGCAGACGCAGCTGCTCATCGGCCGCATCGGACCCGACCGGCACGACCGTGTGTGGGCCGCGCAGATCCTCGGTACGTACTGCCTCGGCGGCACCCTCACGTCGCGTCTGGACCGTGTCCTGCGCGAGGAGAAGGGCTACACCTACGGGGTGCGTTCCTTCGCCCAGGTGCTGCGTTCGGCGCCGGACGGGACGGGCGCCGCGATGCTCGCCATCAGTGGTTCCGTGGACACGCCGAACACCGGGCCGGCGCTCGACGACCTCTGGAAGGTCCTGCGCACGCTGGCCGCGGAGGGCCTCACGGACGCCGAGCGGGACACCGCGGTGCAGAACCTGGTGGGGGTGGCCCCGCTCAAGTTCGAGACCGCCGCGGCCGTCGCCGGCACGCTCGCCGACCAGGTCGAGCAGCACCTGCCGGACGACTACCAGGCCACGCTGTACCGCCAACTGGCCGCCACGGGCACCGTGGAGGCCACCGCGGCGGTCGTGAGCGCCTTCCCGGCCGACCGTCTGGTGACGATCCTGGTGGGAGACGCCGCGCAGATCGAGGAGCCCGTCAAGGCGCTCGGGATCGGCGAGGTGAGCGTCGTCGCCGGCTGA
- a CDS encoding GntR family transcriptional regulator, with the protein MRIPAHSVCTAIRDDIVAGVYERGGRLTEELLARRYGVSRVPVREALRTLEAEGFVVTRRHAGACVAEPTEQEAADLLEIRMLLEPLGAARAAQRRTEAHLKVLRGLVRLGQERSRRGQSEDLRSLGGWFHETLAQASGSPGLIALLTQLRHKIAWMYAVETPAQPAESWAEHGAIVDAVARGDATRARTLTALHTERATAAHRLRVPRAGDRVRTSQPPVNTAGLRH; encoded by the coding sequence ATGCGCATTCCCGCGCACTCGGTATGCACGGCGATCCGCGACGACATCGTCGCGGGTGTCTACGAGCGCGGCGGCAGGCTCACCGAGGAACTGCTCGCGCGCCGCTACGGAGTCTCGCGTGTGCCGGTCCGTGAGGCGCTGCGCACCCTGGAGGCGGAGGGGTTCGTCGTCACGCGCAGGCACGCGGGCGCGTGCGTCGCGGAGCCCACCGAGCAGGAGGCGGCCGATCTCCTGGAGATCCGCATGCTGCTCGAACCGCTGGGTGCGGCCCGCGCGGCGCAGCGCCGCACCGAGGCCCACCTCAAGGTCCTGCGCGGCCTGGTCAGGCTGGGCCAGGAGCGCTCCAGGCGAGGTCAGAGCGAGGATCTGCGCTCCCTCGGCGGCTGGTTCCACGAGACGCTCGCCCAGGCCTCGGGCAGCCCGGGTCTGATCGCCCTGCTCACCCAGCTCCGCCACAAGATCGCCTGGATGTACGCCGTGGAGACGCCGGCCCAGCCCGCCGAGTCCTGGGCGGAGCACGGCGCCATCGTCGACGCGGTGGCGCGCGGTGACGCCACGCGCGCGCGGACCCTGACCGCCCTGCACACCGAGCGGGCCACGGCGGCCCATCGGCTGCGCGTTCCCCGCGCGGGCGATCGTGTGAGGACTTCGCAACCTCCTGTAAACACGGCGGGGCTCCGCCATTAA
- a CDS encoding pitrilysin family protein, whose amino-acid sequence MGHTATAEAGSGGLTATEHRLANGLRVVLSEDHLTPVAAVCLWYDVGSRHEVKGRTGLAHLFEHLMFQGSKQVHGNGHFELVQGAGGSLNGTTSFERTNYFETMPAHQLELALWLEADRMGSLLAALDDESMENQRDVVKNERRQRYDNVPYGTAFEKLTALMYPEGHPYHHTPIGSMADLDAATLEDARNFFRTYYAPNNAVLSVVGDIDPEETLAWVEKYFGSIPGHDGKAAPRDGSLPDVIGEELREVVEEDVPARALMAAYRLPEDGTRAGDAADLALTVLGGGESSRLYNRLVRRDRTAVAAGFGLLRLSGAPSLGWLDVKTSGDVEVPVIEAAVDEELARFAEEGPTAEEMERAQAQLEREWLDRLGTVAGRADELCRYAVLFGDPQLALTAVQRVLDVTAEEVQEIAKARLRPDNRAVLVYEPTAPAETEDDSDEEAGR is encoded by the coding sequence ATGGGTCACACGGCCACCGCCGAGGCCGGCTCCGGCGGCCTGACAGCGACCGAGCACCGGCTGGCCAACGGCCTGCGCGTGGTGCTCTCCGAGGACCACCTGACCCCGGTCGCCGCGGTCTGCCTCTGGTACGACGTCGGCTCGCGCCACGAGGTCAAGGGCCGTACGGGCCTGGCTCACCTTTTCGAGCACCTGATGTTCCAGGGCTCGAAGCAGGTGCACGGCAACGGCCACTTCGAACTGGTCCAGGGCGCGGGCGGCTCGCTCAACGGTACGACGAGCTTCGAGCGCACGAACTACTTCGAGACCATGCCCGCCCACCAGCTGGAGCTCGCGCTCTGGCTGGAGGCCGACCGCATGGGCTCGCTGCTCGCGGCGCTCGACGACGAGTCGATGGAGAACCAGCGCGACGTCGTCAAGAACGAGCGCCGGCAGCGGTACGACAACGTGCCCTACGGCACCGCGTTCGAGAAACTGACCGCCCTCATGTACCCCGAGGGCCACCCGTACCACCACACGCCCATCGGCTCCATGGCCGACCTGGACGCGGCCACCCTCGAAGACGCGCGGAACTTCTTCCGCACCTACTACGCGCCCAACAACGCGGTGCTCTCCGTAGTGGGCGACATCGACCCCGAGGAGACGCTCGCCTGGGTCGAGAAGTACTTCGGTTCCATCCCCGGCCACGACGGCAAGGCCGCGCCGCGCGACGGCTCCCTGCCCGACGTCATCGGTGAGGAACTGCGCGAGGTCGTCGAGGAGGACGTGCCCGCGCGCGCCCTGATGGCGGCCTACCGGCTCCCCGAGGACGGCACGCGCGCGGGTGACGCCGCGGACCTCGCCCTGACCGTGCTGGGCGGCGGCGAGTCCTCGCGGCTCTACAACCGCCTCGTCCGCCGCGACCGCACCGCCGTGGCCGCCGGGTTCGGTCTGCTGCGCCTGTCCGGGGCGCCGTCCCTGGGCTGGCTCGACGTGAAGACCTCCGGTGACGTCGAGGTGCCGGTGATCGAGGCAGCCGTCGACGAGGAGCTCGCCCGGTTCGCCGAGGAAGGCCCCACCGCCGAGGAGATGGAGCGCGCCCAGGCCCAGTTGGAGCGCGAGTGGCTCGACCGGCTCGGCACCGTCGCGGGCCGCGCCGACGAACTGTGCCGCTACGCCGTCCTGTTCGGCGACCCGCAGCTCGCCCTCACCGCCGTACAGCGCGTCCTGGACGTGACCGCCGAGGAGGTCCAGGAGATCGCCAAGGCCCGCCTGCGCCCCGACAACCGCGCGGTCCTCGTGTACGAGCCCACGGCACCCGCCGAGACCGAAGACGACAGCGACGAGGAGGCGGGCCGGTGA
- a CDS encoding M23 family metallopeptidase encodes MAFTRATGKHRRPSRLTRTTAHVAGVAALTTTGVIGGLAAPALAADTAAAEQNGLTQAIAIGDSLADQIDAQASAQKKAAAEAAAEKKAAEEAKRKAEAEKRAAEAKAKKEREAKERAAREAERKRLNTYVAPISNSYVSTAYKASSGLWSSGSHTGIDFHAASGTAVHAVGSGTVVEAGWGGAYGNNIVIKMNDGTYTQYGHLSSIGVSVGQSVTPGTQIGLSGATGNVTGPHLHFEARTTAEYGSDIDPVAYLRSHGVSV; translated from the coding sequence ATGGCGTTCACCCGTGCCACCGGGAAGCACCGTCGTCCGAGTCGCCTCACGCGTACCACCGCGCACGTCGCGGGCGTCGCGGCGCTCACCACGACGGGTGTCATCGGAGGCCTCGCCGCCCCGGCTCTCGCCGCCGACACCGCGGCCGCCGAGCAGAACGGTCTGACCCAGGCCATCGCCATCGGCGACTCCCTGGCCGACCAGATCGACGCCCAGGCCTCCGCCCAGAAGAAGGCCGCCGCCGAAGCCGCCGCCGAGAAGAAGGCGGCCGAAGAGGCGAAGAGGAAGGCCGAGGCCGAGAAGCGCGCCGCCGAGGCGAAGGCCAAGAAGGAGCGCGAGGCCAAGGAGCGCGCCGCCCGTGAGGCCGAGCGCAAGCGCCTCAACACCTACGTGGCGCCCATCTCCAACTCGTACGTCTCCACCGCCTACAAGGCGAGCAGCGGCCTGTGGTCCTCCGGCAGCCACACCGGTATCGACTTCCACGCCGCGAGCGGCACCGCGGTCCACGCCGTCGGCTCCGGCACCGTCGTCGAGGCCGGCTGGGGTGGTGCGTACGGCAACAACATCGTGATCAAGATGAACGACGGTACGTACACCCAGTACGGTCACCTGTCGTCCATCGGTGTCTCCGTGGGCCAGTCGGTCACCCCCGGCACCCAGATAGGCCTCTCCGGTGCCACGGGCAACGTCACGGGCCCGCACCTTCACTTCGAGGCCCGTACGACCGCCGAGTACGGCTCGGACATCGACCCGGTCGCGTACCTGCGCTCGCACGGCGTCAGCGTCTGA